From the genome of Candidatus Aenigmatarchaeota archaeon, one region includes:
- a CDS encoding tyrosine-type recombinase/integrase has translation MDEFERLVVELDSRGFSPKTKKAYLFFARDFAAYVRKNISGVNGADVKSYVAYLIEKRKYTNLTANLAISALNFWLGDVLKTKSCLGLTRPKREKRLPAVLSKEEVKKIISSTENAKHKLILKCLYGLGLRVSEAANLKVFDIDFDRDMVKIVSAKGNKDRYVMLPQTLREDLANYIGLYKPETYLFSGRSGKYPVKTIQKVFENSARKAGIKKKATCHTLRHSFATHLLEGGTDIRLIQKLLGHENISTTQIYTHVSSASIKSIKSPIDDL, from the coding sequence ATGGATGAGTTCGAGAGGCTTGTTGTCGAGCTTGATTCCAGGGGATTTAGCCCTAAGACCAAGAAAGCATACCTGTTCTTTGCAAGGGACTTTGCAGCATACGTACGGAAAAATATTTCTGGGGTTAATGGAGCGGACGTAAAATCTTATGTGGCCTACCTCATTGAGAAAAGAAAATATACCAACCTGACTGCAAACCTTGCGATAAGCGCTCTTAATTTCTGGCTTGGAGATGTGCTGAAGACAAAATCCTGCTTGGGGTTAACAAGGCCAAAAAGGGAGAAGCGCCTCCCAGCAGTTTTGTCAAAGGAGGAAGTTAAAAAGATCATAAGCTCTACTGAAAACGCAAAGCATAAGCTCATTTTAAAGTGCCTTTACGGGCTGGGCTTAAGGGTTTCTGAAGCGGCTAACCTCAAGGTTTTTGACATAGATTTTGACAGGGACATGGTTAAGATTGTTTCAGCAAAGGGAAATAAAGACCGCTATGTGATGCTCCCCCAAACTCTCAGGGAAGACCTGGCTAATTATATTGGCCTCTACAAGCCAGAAACCTATCTTTTTTCGGGAAGGTCCGGAAAATATCCGGTAAAGACGATACAGAAAGTCTTTGAGAACTCCGCGAGGAAAGCCGGAATAAAGAAGAAGGCAACTTGCCATACACTGAGGCACTCTTTTGCTACGCACTTGCTTGAAGGGGGAACTGACATAAGGCTGATACAAAAGCTTCTTGGCCATGAGAATATTTCGACAACCCAAATCTATACTCACGTAAGTTCGGCATCAATAAAAAGCATAAAAAGCCCTATCGATGATCTCTAG
- a CDS encoding XcyI family restriction endonuclease, translating to MALKKSMSPEERKALLSEAHRINYRLRSTFFYRKLHEYNTYTFPETIQKLIPLSEDYDWTKYKSWGITKEAFEQIKNSNLSLIQVFSHPRILREHPVLIAYYRNVAALSQKSVSYLSGVHTMRFELGEKNNLSEVQAKELSKLFNEHISLIIESALEDFSTEHIKGLLFASTGAQIDGSWRNAIGDEAEKVVQKLLIKEAIDLCKLTAFMLRDNHSGIEEFDKKKAKSQLDRIREFKGFTLSNKRSVIFSSEPDVSIIDKDGSTIAVIEVKGGADPAGALERYGAAKKSFEEAIRQNREVVTIFVASCITSEVEERVKKDKTIKHFYNLTALLTHEDQREEFLKHIFRKLLKC from the coding sequence ATGGCACTGAAAAAGAGTATGTCCCCTGAAGAAAGAAAAGCGCTGTTAAGTGAGGCCCATAGAATCAATTACCGCTTAAGGTCTACTTTCTTTTACCGAAAACTTCATGAGTATAACACTTATACGTTTCCTGAAACGATCCAAAAGCTGATTCCCTTGTCTGAAGATTATGACTGGACGAAATATAAGTCCTGGGGCATAACAAAAGAAGCATTCGAGCAGATTAAGAATTCGAATCTGAGTTTGATACAGGTATTCTCTCATCCAAGAATCCTAAGAGAACATCCCGTTCTGATAGCTTACTACAGAAATGTTGCTGCGCTTTCCCAAAAATCCGTAAGCTATCTAAGCGGAGTTCACACAATGAGGTTTGAGCTTGGAGAGAAAAACAACCTTTCTGAAGTGCAGGCAAAGGAACTATCTAAGCTGTTTAATGAGCACATCTCTTTGATAATTGAGAGTGCCCTTGAAGACTTTAGCACTGAGCATATCAAAGGTCTTTTGTTTGCATCGACTGGCGCTCAGATAGATGGCTCATGGAGAAATGCGATAGGAGATGAAGCTGAAAAAGTGGTGCAGAAGTTGCTAATCAAAGAAGCGATTGATTTATGCAAACTCACTGCATTCATGCTAAGGGACAATCATTCAGGAATTGAGGAGTTCGATAAGAAAAAGGCTAAGTCTCAACTAGACAGGATTAGAGAGTTCAAAGGATTTACACTTAGCAACAAAAGATCAGTAATATTTTCAAGTGAGCCTGATGTTTCGATAATAGATAAAGATGGTTCCACTATAGCAGTTATTGAGGTAAAAGGCGGTGCTGATCCTGCGGGTGCTTTGGAACGATATGGAGCCGCAAAGAAATCATTTGAAGAAGCAATAAGGCAAAATCGGGAAGTCGTTACAATCTTTGTGGCAAGCTGCATCACCTCAGAAGTTGAGGAAAGAGTCAAGAAAGACAAAACGATAAAACACTTTTACAACCTCACTGCCCTTCTGACGCATGAAGACCAAAGAGAAGAATTCCTGAAGCACATTTTCAGAAAGCTACTGAAGTGTTAG
- a CDS encoding PFL family protein has product MITVEEVYETNSMILHQNLDIRTVTLGINLKDCIDSDFANFKKKVYGKVCPNAKKLVEEARKLESKYGIPIVNKRVSVTPVSLIMEGHCEREKFLQMAETLDRAAKDAGIDFIGGFGALVQKGMTPSDRMLVESLPDVLSKTERVCSFLNVGTNTSGMNLDAVNLLGGMLKKTAALSKDAVGCAKFVVFVNAPEDNPFMAGAFHGVGEADMALNVGISGPGVIRSVVEKNRECDLTQLSEVIKRTVFKITRCGELVGRELAGNLGVSFGVVDISLASTTSNGDSVARIIERFGIERVGTHGSTLALALLMDAVKKGGAMASGNVGGLSGTFIPVSEDLGMIEAVKLGALTLDKLESLTAVCSVGLDMFAIPGSTPEETINAIIADELAIGIINNKTTAVRVIPVPRKEAGESVNYGGLLGEAPIMKVNPYSARDFMKRGGRFPAPVTSMRN; this is encoded by the coding sequence ATGATAACAGTCGAGGAGGTGTATGAAACTAACAGCATGATACTGCACCAGAACCTGGATATTCGCACGGTTACTCTGGGCATAAATCTCAAGGACTGCATCGATTCGGACTTTGCGAATTTTAAGAAAAAAGTGTATGGCAAGGTCTGCCCTAACGCTAAAAAGCTAGTTGAGGAGGCAAGGAAACTGGAGTCCAAGTATGGGATACCTATCGTAAACAAGAGGGTTTCCGTAACCCCGGTCAGCCTGATAATGGAAGGCCACTGCGAAAGAGAAAAGTTTTTGCAGATGGCAGAAACCCTGGACAGGGCGGCAAAAGATGCTGGAATTGACTTTATTGGTGGCTTTGGCGCCCTGGTGCAAAAGGGGATGACCCCCTCTGACCGGATGCTTGTCGAGTCCCTGCCCGATGTGCTTTCTAAAACTGAAAGAGTGTGCTCTTTTCTTAATGTCGGGACGAACACCAGTGGCATGAACCTGGATGCGGTTAACCTGCTGGGGGGGATGCTGAAGAAAACCGCTGCGCTGAGCAAGGACGCAGTTGGGTGCGCAAAATTCGTGGTGTTTGTAAATGCCCCCGAAGACAATCCCTTCATGGCAGGCGCTTTTCACGGAGTGGGCGAAGCGGACATGGCGCTTAACGTCGGAATCAGCGGGCCTGGAGTAATAAGAAGCGTGGTGGAAAAAAACCGGGAGTGCGACCTTACGCAGCTTTCTGAGGTGATAAAGAGGACAGTATTCAAGATTACCCGCTGTGGGGAGCTTGTCGGGAGGGAGCTTGCAGGAAACCTTGGGGTTTCCTTTGGCGTCGTGGACATTTCCCTTGCCTCGACAACCTCGAATGGCGACTCCGTTGCAAGGATAATCGAGCGCTTTGGCATCGAACGGGTAGGAACTCACGGCTCGACTCTTGCACTTGCGCTTTTGATGGACGCTGTCAAGAAGGGCGGCGCCATGGCGAGCGGAAATGTAGGTGGGCTTAGCGGCACTTTCATACCTGTAAGCGAGGACCTTGGGATGATAGAGGCGGTAAAGCTAGGGGCGCTTACGCTCGACAAGCTTGAGTCGCTTACCGCAGTCTGCTCTGTGGGGCTTGATATGTTTGCAATCCCCGGAAGCACGCCTGAGGAAACGATAAACGCGATAATCGCAGACGAGCTTGCAATCGGGATTATCAACAACAAGACAACTGCCGTGAGGGTGATTCCGGTTCCCAGAAAGGAAGCGGGCGAGTCGGTCAATTATGGTGGGCTTTTGGGCGAGGCGCCCATAATGAAGGTAAACCCCTATTCCGCAAGGGATTTCATGAAGCGGGGCGGGCGCTTTCCTGCACCCGTTACAAGCATGAGGAACTAG
- a CDS encoding ACT domain-containing protein → MGKELSFITVIGEDKKGIVAKISGLLYEQGINIEDISQKVVEGYFVMTMLVDVKDCKVPMEKLRADLESIGLQMGLKVQLQHENIFKMMHRV, encoded by the coding sequence ATGGGCAAGGAGTTGTCTTTTATTACTGTAATTGGGGAGGACAAAAAGGGGATTGTCGCAAAGATTTCCGGCCTGCTGTATGAGCAGGGCATCAATATCGAAGACATAAGCCAGAAGGTTGTAGAGGGGTACTTTGTCATGACCATGCTTGTGGACGTGAAGGACTGCAAAGTTCCCATGGAAAAGCTCCGGGCGGATTTGGAGTCTATTGGCCTTCAGATGGGACTAAAAGTACAGCTTCAGCATGAAAATATTTTCAAGATGATGCATAGGGTTTAA
- a CDS encoding M15 family metallopeptidase, with translation MAHLIPDKELAKVPLRDNGEKMVSVKDACPKIAIRLGHYIRKEGRKFCEDACLVRESVAEKLNLAQSLLPNGHRLLLRCGYRPLSIQIKRYNWMENKLKKKHPDWSKEKLKVETGKCVAPLDIVPPHSTGGAVDVSIIGPDGRRLDMGSQLGRFTEKTYTCSKKISTEGIKNRKILIRVMKKAGFVNYPTEYWHWSYGDQYWAAILKKKHSIYKGL, from the coding sequence ATGGCGCACCTCATCCCCGACAAAGAGCTTGCAAAAGTCCCTTTAAGGGACAATGGCGAAAAAATGGTTTCTGTCAAAGATGCCTGCCCCAAAATCGCAATACGGCTTGGTCATTACATCAGAAAGGAAGGCAGGAAATTCTGCGAGGATGCGTGCCTGGTGAGAGAAAGTGTGGCGGAAAAGCTAAACCTTGCGCAGTCCCTCTTGCCAAACGGCCATCGCCTGCTTCTTCGCTGCGGATACCGTCCGCTTTCCATACAGATAAAAAGGTACAATTGGATGGAAAATAAACTAAAAAAGAAGCACCCTGACTGGAGCAAGGAAAAGCTAAAAGTGGAAACGGGCAAGTGTGTTGCGCCCCTCGACATAGTTCCTCCGCACTCGACTGGCGGGGCAGTTGACGTATCCATAATCGGGCCTGACGGGCGCCGGCTTGACATGGGGTCTCAACTGGGAAGGTTTACAGAAAAAACATACACCTGCTCAAAAAAGATTTCCACCGAAGGGATAAAAAACCGGAAGATCCTTATAAGGGTAATGAAAAAGGCGGGCTTTGTCAATTACCCTACAGAATACTGGCACTGGTCCTACGGCGACCAGTACTGGGCAGCCATTCTGAAGAAGAAACACTCCATTTACAAAGGATTATAG
- a CDS encoding MgtC/SapB family protein yields the protein MNEVEIFLRLILAIGIGALVGTEREKFAKKRDEYVFGGIRTFILISLLGALSGIFALEGNFAVFALAFLATSALVAISYHYSTKLSGGKSMGLAGEIGALLVFILGHFVFTDHLILSVALSILIATVLYLKEKLHKTLQSISEEEVYGTLAFAIIAFVVLPFLPNQAYGPLEVLNPYTIWLMVVLICAIGYIGYLLTRIFGSRNGIGLTGFLGGLVSSTAVTLAMAEKSKDEKNKTPANMLVLGAVVANTVMFIRVATAVLIVNSSLLPALLPALLVMGIVGIIFAGLLWQSSGKSCCETEVEHKSPFRLEPALTFGAFFAVVLFGLKAAQVYFGSAGIYLASVLSGFIDVDAVTLSMATIAGNGLTAEIAASAIILAVMSNTMIKLGYAFFFGSREFSKKLGLIMGIMIALGLLAVFML from the coding sequence ATGAACGAAGTCGAGATATTCCTGCGGCTCATTCTTGCAATCGGAATCGGCGCCCTGGTGGGAACAGAAAGGGAAAAGTTTGCCAAAAAAAGGGATGAGTATGTCTTTGGGGGGATAAGGACATTCATATTAATTTCCCTGCTGGGAGCACTTTCCGGAATTTTCGCGCTTGAAGGAAATTTCGCCGTTTTCGCACTTGCCTTTCTTGCAACTTCTGCCCTTGTTGCCATAAGCTACCATTATTCAACAAAGCTCAGCGGAGGAAAAAGCATGGGGCTTGCAGGCGAAATTGGCGCTCTTCTTGTCTTCATTCTGGGACATTTTGTTTTCACGGACCACCTCATCCTATCAGTAGCGCTATCCATACTGATTGCAACTGTCCTCTACCTTAAGGAAAAGTTGCATAAAACACTGCAGAGTATCAGCGAGGAGGAGGTTTACGGAACGCTTGCCTTTGCCATAATCGCCTTTGTGGTTCTTCCATTTCTTCCAAACCAGGCATACGGGCCGCTTGAGGTCCTAAACCCCTACACAATCTGGCTGATGGTTGTTCTTATCTGCGCAATCGGGTATATCGGCTACCTTCTAACGCGGATTTTCGGCTCAAGAAATGGAATAGGCCTCACCGGATTTTTGGGTGGGCTTGTCTCAAGCACTGCCGTAACCCTGGCCATGGCTGAAAAGTCAAAGGATGAAAAAAACAAGACGCCGGCAAATATGCTCGTGCTTGGGGCAGTGGTTGCAAATACGGTTATGTTTATCAGAGTCGCTACCGCGGTGCTAATTGTCAACAGTTCCCTTTTGCCCGCTCTTCTCCCAGCGCTCCTTGTGATGGGGATTGTTGGCATTATTTTTGCCGGCCTTCTCTGGCAGTCTTCAGGGAAATCCTGCTGCGAAACTGAAGTTGAGCATAAAAGCCCCTTCCGGCTTGAGCCCGCCCTGACGTTTGGCGCCTTTTTCGCGGTTGTCCTTTTCGGCCTGAAAGCAGCCCAGGTGTATTTTGGAAGCGCAGGGATTTACCTTGCAAGCGTCCTTTCGGGTTTCATCGATGTTGATGCAGTCACATTGTCTATGGCGACAATTGCAGGAAATGGCCTCACTGCCGAAATTGCTGCTTCAGCCATAATCCTTGCTGTAATGAGCAACACGATGATCAAGCTTGGCTACGCCTTTTTCTTTGGCTCAAGGGAATTTTCAAAGAAGCTCGGCCTCATCATGGGAATCATGATAGCCCTCGGACTTCTGGCGGTTTTCATGCTCTAG
- a CDS encoding DMT family transporter: protein MALETGVLVAAFSAMLCWAVADFLVQKSTRKIGNLESLAVIGIVGTVSLFPLVIRDFGLIFSASNLALILVLGVLTFVAAMFDCEALRVAKLSTVDILMEIELPITIMLGYLFFNEVLAPMQIFMVGLIFAGILLVATKSFSHWAIRWEKGVILAVIGAIGMGFINFLTSATSRAISPIMAVWAPWLILTLFCLTLIYRRGEFPRFVKNASRFRWFLLGMGIIDTAAWIFYSFAVFGESVGIVTAITESYPAVALFLGVWLNREKINGHQYLGAALAIFSSIALAVFI, encoded by the coding sequence ATGGCTCTGGAGACCGGTGTGCTGGTTGCTGCGTTCTCCGCAATGCTGTGCTGGGCTGTTGCCGATTTTCTGGTACAAAAATCAACAAGAAAAATTGGAAATCTAGAGTCCCTTGCAGTTATCGGAATCGTTGGAACTGTCTCTCTTTTTCCGCTTGTCATCCGGGATTTTGGCCTTATATTTTCTGCCTCTAACCTTGCTTTAATTTTGGTGCTTGGAGTCCTGACCTTTGTGGCTGCGATGTTTGACTGTGAAGCTTTACGTGTGGCAAAGCTTTCCACGGTAGACATTTTGATGGAGATTGAGCTTCCCATCACGATAATGCTTGGGTACCTATTTTTCAATGAGGTATTGGCACCAATGCAGATTTTCATGGTGGGCCTTATATTTGCCGGAATTTTGCTCGTAGCGACTAAGTCTTTTTCACATTGGGCCATCCGCTGGGAAAAAGGGGTGATTTTGGCGGTTATTGGCGCAATTGGGATGGGATTTATTAACTTCCTGACTTCCGCCACTTCACGGGCAATATCCCCTATTATGGCGGTCTGGGCTCCGTGGCTGATACTTACGCTATTCTGCCTTACGCTAATTTACCGGAGGGGAGAGTTCCCTCGGTTTGTTAAGAACGCCTCCCGGTTTAGGTGGTTTTTGCTGGGAATGGGCATAATCGACACTGCTGCCTGGATTTTTTATTCTTTTGCGGTTTTTGGTGAAAGCGTCGGTATTGTCACGGCCATTACGGAAAGCTACCCTGCAGTTGCTTTGTTTCTGGGAGTGTGGCTGAATAGGGAAAAAATAAACGGGCACCAGTACCTTGGCGCAGCGCTTGCAATTTTTTCAAGCATTGCCTTGGCGGTTTTTATCTGA
- a CDS encoding HIT domain-containing protein: MEQKSILFVCTGNTFRSAIAEQSFRKYLNDNNIPGWKVGSAGIIARKDSMDPKTVSSLEMLGVSSIKHRQKKLTRKMLKRHDIIVAMAENHAEFIKTKLGFSRVLLFNELATNKKTSVLDIQDEVKDYRTNRRAVERKIEKTACHIFRNIPNLFKNASERYYLFSDFVDGYKTHRNGFPFIRLHETKNTVSFMSINIPSKEDGHILIIPKKRYPDLSEIPKNVLNELSLSIQQIGAAISKNHGGYNLLLNNGIEAGQWIYHTHFHIVPRKYNDGIKIEVWKHQNISIKKFIYLNRRLRRQIQSAG; the protein is encoded by the coding sequence ATGGAGCAAAAGAGCATTTTGTTCGTCTGCACTGGAAACACTTTCCGAAGCGCGATTGCCGAGCAGTCATTCAGGAAGTATCTCAACGATAACAACATCCCAGGATGGAAGGTAGGTTCCGCAGGAATAATCGCAAGAAAAGATTCGATGGACCCAAAAACAGTAAGCTCACTTGAAATGCTTGGCGTCTCCAGCATCAAGCACAGGCAAAAAAAGCTGACCCGGAAGATGCTAAAGCGCCACGACATAATTGTCGCCATGGCTGAAAATCATGCAGAATTCATAAAGACAAAGCTCGGATTCAGCCGGGTTCTTCTATTTAATGAGCTGGCCACCAACAAAAAGACCTCTGTTCTGGACATTCAGGACGAGGTAAAGGATTACAGGACAAACCGCAGGGCGGTGGAAAGGAAAATCGAAAAGACGGCCTGCCACATTTTCAGAAACATTCCAAATCTTTTCAAAAACGCCTCCGAAAGGTACTACCTGTTTTCCGACTTTGTCGATGGGTACAAGACCCACCGAAACGGGTTTCCCTTCATACGACTCCACGAAACAAAAAACACGGTCTCGTTTATGTCCATAAACATCCCTTCAAAGGAGGACGGGCACATCCTGATTATTCCAAAGAAAAGATACCCCGACCTTTCGGAGATTCCAAAGAACGTCCTAAATGAGCTTTCCCTATCAATCCAGCAGATAGGCGCTGCCATAAGCAAAAACCATGGCGGCTACAACCTCCTCCTGAACAATGGCATAGAAGCCGGGCAGTGGATATACCACACACACTTCCACATCGTCCCAAGAAAATACAATGATGGGATAAAAATAGAAGTCTGGAAGCACCAGAACATTTCAATTAAAAAATTTATCTATTTGAACCGGCGGCTCAGGCGCCAAATTCAGTCTGCCGGATAA
- a CDS encoding HAD family hydrolase: protein MLKVIAFDWDDVITLGAKDGYTRCYHETLQELGVILKPKEEKARIMARWSEPHREKFGKLLKENPTLLDKACRIYEEKLLGDTFVKNLSLVSGVNKLLERLSKKYILCVATGQHPYLLKNKVIPKFSIPNVFSQIVSSYEINDPDKHKPHPHILNLIMEKQKVLPEEMIFVGDAKGDVQAARAAGVEPVVVLTGHLTKSQAEELGVRHIIQDVTKLEAVLPKI from the coding sequence ATGCTAAAGGTTATTGCTTTCGACTGGGATGATGTCATAACGCTTGGCGCCAAGGATGGTTATACCCGGTGCTACCATGAAACCCTGCAGGAACTTGGCGTAATCCTAAAACCCAAAGAAGAGAAAGCTCGGATTATGGCCAGATGGAGCGAGCCGCACAGGGAAAAATTCGGGAAGCTCCTGAAGGAAAATCCAACCCTACTGGATAAAGCTTGCAGAATATATGAAGAGAAGCTTCTTGGGGACACTTTTGTCAAAAACCTATCGTTAGTAAGTGGAGTAAACAAACTGCTCGAACGGCTCAGCAAAAAATACATACTTTGTGTTGCTACTGGCCAGCACCCGTACCTGCTGAAAAACAAGGTGATTCCTAAGTTTAGCATCCCAAATGTTTTCAGCCAGATTGTATCTTCCTACGAAATCAACGACCCCGACAAGCACAAGCCGCATCCACATATCCTGAACCTGATTATGGAAAAGCAGAAAGTCCTGCCCGAAGAGATGATTTTTGTTGGGGACGCAAAGGGAGATGTACAGGCCGCCCGTGCAGCCGGCGTCGAGCCAGTTGTCGTCCTGACCGGCCACCTTACAAAAAGCCAGGCAGAAGAGCTTGGCGTCAGGCATATAATACAAGACGTCACAAAGCTAGAGGCAGTCCTCCCGAAAATCTAA
- a CDS encoding histone deacetylase family protein, producing the protein MIRIRKIHDGTSKRSKKIIGDVRALMLALFPLEKEKAEEIALALNHPEKYGFRSILFVVEGIRGNLRGFAILSYFPKISFCYLDFMGINPKYGGRGIGGALYSVIRKEAKIRNCKGLFFECLPDDPKLCSDPKILRQNISRLKFYERYGARPIAGTKYETPVNPKKPENPPYLVYDDLDSGRPLSRDFAREVVRGILERKYEHLCGTKYNEMVLSSFSEDPVRLRSYKYSTPSKDYHQQVPERKKIALIVNEDHKLHHVPERGYVESPVRIRSILASIEKMPLFRKFPREVFSDRHILEVHSPEFFRYLKKICIDTPPEKSIYPYVFPIRNSVKKPKDLDIRAGYYCIDTFTPLNRNAFIAARSAVNSALTGAKLVNLNGGLAYALTRPPGHHVEKKSFGGFCYLNSAAIAANYLSKAGKVAILDIDYHHGNGQQVIFYGRKDVLTISLHGHPSFAYPYFSGFAEEKGEGLGKGHNLNFPLKEDLSFEEYRGFLEKALKRISRFAPDHLVVALGFDTSKNDPTGSWKFESKDFRELGLLIGSLRIPTLVVQEGGYNTVSLGENAAAFFSGLWQGYYGAGPESKSA; encoded by the coding sequence ATGATAAGGATAAGGAAAATCCATGACGGCACTTCAAAACGGAGCAAGAAAATTATTGGGGATGTTCGAGCGCTTATGCTTGCCCTTTTCCCTCTGGAGAAGGAGAAGGCCGAAGAGATTGCCCTTGCGCTAAATCACCCCGAAAAGTACGGTTTTAGGTCCATACTTTTTGTCGTGGAGGGAATAAGGGGAAACCTTCGGGGCTTTGCAATCCTGTCCTATTTTCCCAAAATCAGCTTTTGCTACCTTGACTTCATGGGAATAAACCCGAAGTACGGCGGCCGTGGGATCGGCGGCGCGCTTTATTCTGTCATAAGAAAAGAGGCGAAAATACGCAATTGCAAGGGGCTTTTTTTTGAGTGCCTGCCGGATGACCCTAAGCTTTGCTCTGACCCTAAAATCCTGAGGCAGAATATTTCCCGCCTGAAGTTTTATGAAAGGTATGGCGCAAGGCCCATAGCAGGCACTAAGTATGAGACTCCAGTAAACCCGAAAAAGCCGGAAAATCCCCCTTACCTGGTATATGATGACCTGGACAGCGGAAGGCCTCTTTCAAGGGACTTCGCAAGGGAAGTTGTAAGGGGAATCCTTGAAAGAAAATACGAGCACCTCTGCGGCACGAAGTACAATGAAATGGTGCTCTCCTCATTCTCTGAAGATCCAGTCCGGCTAAGGAGCTACAAGTACAGCACGCCTTCCAAGGACTATCACCAGCAGGTCCCGGAGAGAAAGAAAATTGCCCTGATAGTAAACGAGGACCATAAGCTCCATCACGTGCCTGAAAGGGGGTACGTCGAGTCTCCGGTAAGGATTAGGAGCATACTTGCGTCTATTGAAAAGATGCCTCTTTTCAGGAAATTTCCTAGAGAAGTTTTTTCCGACAGGCACATTCTCGAAGTCCATTCTCCCGAGTTCTTCCGGTATCTCAAGAAGATTTGCATCGATACTCCACCCGAAAAATCAATTTACCCCTATGTCTTCCCTATAAGAAACAGCGTGAAAAAGCCAAAGGACCTGGACATAAGGGCAGGGTATTACTGCATAGACACTTTTACCCCGCTAAACCGCAACGCTTTTATCGCAGCCAGAAGCGCGGTTAATTCTGCCCTTACTGGAGCGAAGCTGGTGAACCTTAATGGCGGGCTTGCTTATGCCCTGACAAGGCCGCCAGGCCACCATGTGGAGAAAAAGTCCTTTGGCGGGTTTTGTTACCTTAACTCAGCAGCAATTGCTGCAAATTACCTTAGCAAGGCGGGAAAGGTTGCAATTCTCGATATAGATTACCACCACGGAAACGGGCAGCAGGTAATATTTTATGGCCGAAAAGACGTCCTGACAATTTCCCTTCACGGCCACCCGAGTTTTGCCTACCCGTACTTTTCAGGTTTTGCAGAGGAAAAAGGGGAAGGGCTGGGTAAGGGGCACAACTTAAATTTTCCCCTGAAGGAAGACCTGTCTTTTGAAGAGTACCGTGGTTTTCTCGAAAAAGCATTGAAGAGGATTTCCCGGTTTGCCCCAGACCATCTGGTGGTGGCTTTGGGTTTTGACACTTCGAAAAATGACCCTACCGGAAGCTGGAAGTTTGAATCAAAAGATTTCCGGGAGCTTGGGCTTTTGATTGGCTCGCTTCGGATTCCTACTCTTGTTGTTCAGGAGGGCGGGTACAATACGGTTTCTCTGGGTGAAAATGCGGCGGCTTTCTTTAGCGGCCTATGGCAGGGATATTATGGGGCTGGGCCTGAGAGTAAATCAGCATAG
- a CDS encoding 50S ribosomal protein L21e produces MARLGHGKISKARKKLIRPKEKKGITKYLKELEVGQKAVVKLDSSSQNYPHPRHQGLIGEIVEKRGRGYVLKVRVGNSYKKIITSPEHLKEIQAQQAKK; encoded by the coding sequence ATGGCACGATTAGGTCACGGCAAGATCAGCAAGGCAAGGAAAAAGCTGATCAGGCCAAAGGAGAAGAAGGGGATAACAAAATACCTTAAAGAGCTTGAAGTAGGCCAAAAAGCGGTCGTAAAGCTGGATTCCTCTTCCCAGAATTACCCTCACCCAAGGCACCAGGGGCTTATCGGCGAAATAGTCGAAAAAAGGGGAAGGGGCTATGTTTTGAAGGTAAGGGTTGGAAACAGCTACAAGAAGATAATCACCTCCCCCGAGCACTTAAAGGAAATTCAGGCGCAACAGGCCAAAAAATAG
- a CDS encoding DUF655 domain-containing protein yields MRERKVIVLDYLPNGYPGMRKIEPIVQSIGFSHFTLLELSTGNDIKPGDTLSLEDPEKVTGIRRKLTEKELTNYAKGQLEKVIAGIVKEREPEFVTFFNKATRLSIRTHQLELLPGIGKKHIQIILRERKTPFNSFEDIKKRTGMTVEIEKLIAKRIADELAGDEKTFLFIPKRMP; encoded by the coding sequence ATGAGAGAGAGAAAAGTAATTGTTTTGGATTATCTTCCTAATGGATATCCCGGGATGAGAAAGATTGAGCCGATAGTGCAAAGCATCGGCTTCAGCCATTTTACGCTTCTTGAGCTTAGCACCGGAAATGACATAAAGCCGGGAGACACGCTTTCCCTGGAAGACCCGGAAAAGGTAACTGGAATCAGGAGAAAGCTTACTGAAAAAGAGCTTACAAACTATGCAAAGGGGCAGTTGGAAAAGGTAATCGCCGGGATTGTCAAGGAAAGAGAACCCGAATTCGTGACATTCTTCAACAAAGCCACTCGCTTATCTATACGGACACACCAGCTTGAGCTTCTTCCGGGCATCGGAAAAAAGCACATTCAGATAATACTTCGGGAAAGGAAAACCCCATTCAATTCATTTGAAGACATAAAAAAGAGGACCGGGATGACTGTGGAGATTGAAAAGCTAATAGCCAAGAGAATTGCAGATGAGCTTGCAGGAGACGAAAAAACATTCCTGTTTATACCCAAAAGGATGCCTTAA